Genomic segment of Pochonia chlamydosporia 170 chromosome 1, whole genome shotgun sequence:
TCCCGAAGGAATAGTTGAACCAACTTCCTGTTGGTCCTGCTTTTATCAACGGCTTGATATCCGATGAGCGCAACAGCCGAGTATTTCGGTGATAGTGTTGGGAAGAACTCGGTGTATCGGTATTTATGAATCGAAGTCTCGGGTTGCAGAACAGTTGGCCTTGGCTGATATCATGGGCTTACATGGGAGATACTTCAGAAACTGCGACTCTGCATTACTTTCCCGCTCGAATCGACCCACCGTGTCAAATTTACACTTTTAGCCTATCGCCGAGTTTACCGACACTCAAACCCCGTTTTCACCCGTGCTTCCCTCTGGTACCTTGGCCCTACAAATGCCAGTCGAGGAATGAGTTGATGGGAGCTGTGACGAATTGCGGAAGTTCCCACATTACAATTGAAAAACTCAACATGTACACCCTTGACCTAAGACTATGTACAAACTCCACCTGGACTTGAATTCCATTTTGTCACCCAACTCCTTACTCGACCCACGGAATCGGCGACATTCCGCAGTCTCGCTTCCTCCATACGATACAGTACCCCCGGACTCTTCAGTTTGTAATTTACAGAGCAGCCAAAACTCCGGCCACAATGAGGCCGAGAACCCTTCCTGGAGCGTCGGTAGCCGCCGCTCCAGGCGAAGATGTGCTCGTAGCTTGACCAGCTGCTGAAGTTCCAGTAGAAGCAGCAGAAGTGGTGCTACCCGTTACAGCTCCAGTGCTGGAGCCAGAGGCAGTGGGAGCAGTGGTCTTTGAAGCACCTCCAGCCTTGGCCTGAGCAGTGGCGGCAGCACAGAACTTGGCACCAGCAGGAAGGACTTTGCCTACGTTTTTCATCCCATTGTCAGCTCGGTCGAGATACAACCCGCAgtcaagatgtcaacatACCAACGGCCTCATCTGGGCCACATGCCTGCAGAACGCAGTTCACACCAGCGTTGTAGATGGCCTCATAGTTCTTCTGGACGCACATGCAAACGGCATCGTCCAACGAGCAGTTTGTAGCCTGTTTGGTAGCCTGGTCGAGACACTTGAGGGAGCACTCGGGGAAGTAGTCCTGTCTCTTTTGGGCAACGGCGCTGCCAGTTAAGGCGCAagccaagaggaagaaggtaGACTTCATAATGAATTGGGGATGTTGTGTGAGAGAGAAGGGGTAAAAAGCGAGAAACTCAACACGTTGTCTGCTGAAAGTTGTTTGTGGTTGGAGCGATACGTTGATCCTTTCTTGACAGAACAGGAACCAGATCTGGGATGCGTTGTCAGTATGAGTTTTAAAACGGAAAATCGTACAGAATCACAAGCATAACAACATTTTTCTGCTTGACAGGCAGATCCACCGCCTCGTATCTTTGGGAACGCTT
This window contains:
- a CDS encoding CFEM domain-containing protein (similar to Metarhizium robertsii ARSEF 23 XP_007820223.1) gives rise to the protein MKSTFFLLACALTGSAVAQKRQDYFPECSLKCLDQATKQATNCSLDDAVCMCVQKNYEAIYNAGVNCVLQACGPDEAVGKVLPAGAKFCAAATAQAKAGGASKTTAPTASGSSTGAVTGSTTSAASTGTSAAGQATSTSSPGAAATDAPGRVLGLIVAGVLAAL